One Brassica napus cultivar Da-Ae chromosome A1, Da-Ae, whole genome shotgun sequence genomic region harbors:
- the LOC106405217 gene encoding uncharacterized protein LOC106405217: protein MRVKLKFILVVIMVVMITVCSCSDARTTIPQKNNQEKEKIYRKMTGKEEDLTEKIEHPRSSVDNHHYIPRQDFNNYGPGGDNNGNGGG from the coding sequence ATGAGGGTAAAACTTAAGTTTATTTTAGTTGTTATCATGGTCGTGATGATCACTGTATGCTCTTGTTCGGATGCGAGGACTACCATTCCCCAAAAAAATAAtcaagaaaaggagaaaatatACCGAAAGATGACAGGGAAAGAAGAAGATTTAACTGAGAAAATAGAACACCCCAGAAGCAGTGTAGACAATCACCATTACATCCCAAGACAAGATTTCAACAACTACGGACCTGGAGGCGATAACAATGGAAATGGCGGGGGATAA